The Alicyclobacillus vulcanalis genome has a window encoding:
- a CDS encoding glycosyltransferase encodes MIALAWIAAVSLAAWLFLLLARGLYWRMHLAMDTKSAAEEVEGEGARNWPAVCAVVPARNEADVLPRTLPALLSQAYPGRFQVILVDDHSDDGTAQVAMRAAAEMGASDRLRVVAAEALPAGWTGKVWAMQNGLKHVPDDAEYILFTDADILHPPTSVTALVAAAERRNLDLVSLMVRLRAESAWEKLLIPAFVYFFAKLYPFAWVADPRKKTAAAAGGCVLVRRSKLPMPPGLTPIQHAMIDDCALAQLVADRGGRLWLGLGIDVVSLRAYQTLGEIWRMIARTAFVQLRFSALLLAGTALGMLLLYVVPPMALLAGLVGAWSGARGGLAALALGGLAYAILAGTFIPILRFYRLSAARAILLPLAGALYTLMTLDSARRFWLRTGDHWKGRPYEMRKP; translated from the coding sequence GTGATTGCGCTGGCCTGGATTGCGGCCGTAAGCTTGGCGGCTTGGCTGTTCCTCCTGCTCGCGCGCGGGCTGTATTGGCGCATGCACCTGGCGATGGATACGAAAAGCGCGGCGGAGGAAGTGGAGGGAGAAGGAGCGCGAAATTGGCCGGCCGTGTGCGCGGTGGTTCCGGCGCGCAACGAAGCGGACGTCCTGCCGCGCACCCTGCCCGCCCTTTTGTCCCAAGCGTACCCGGGCCGCTTTCAGGTCATCCTGGTGGACGATCACAGCGACGATGGCACAGCCCAGGTGGCCATGCGCGCGGCCGCAGAAATGGGCGCTTCGGACCGCCTGCGCGTCGTGGCGGCAGAGGCGCTGCCCGCGGGCTGGACGGGCAAGGTCTGGGCCATGCAGAACGGGCTGAAACACGTGCCCGACGACGCCGAGTACATCCTGTTCACCGACGCGGACATCCTCCATCCGCCGACGAGCGTCACGGCCCTGGTCGCGGCGGCAGAGCGGCGAAACCTCGACCTGGTGTCGCTCATGGTGCGGCTTCGCGCGGAAAGCGCGTGGGAGAAGCTGCTCATTCCAGCCTTCGTCTACTTTTTCGCAAAGCTCTACCCGTTTGCCTGGGTCGCCGACCCGAGAAAGAAGACGGCCGCAGCTGCCGGCGGGTGTGTGCTCGTCCGCCGGAGCAAGCTGCCCATGCCCCCGGGGCTCACGCCCATCCAACATGCCATGATCGACGATTGTGCGCTCGCGCAACTCGTGGCCGATCGCGGCGGGCGCCTCTGGCTCGGCCTGGGAATCGATGTGGTGAGCTTGCGCGCATATCAGACGCTCGGCGAGATCTGGCGCATGATTGCGCGCACGGCGTTCGTGCAGCTTCGCTTTTCGGCGCTGCTCTTGGCGGGCACCGCCCTCGGCATGCTCCTGTTGTACGTCGTGCCGCCCATGGCGCTTCTGGCGGGACTCGTGGGCGCCTGGTCGGGCGCGCGCGGAGGACTCGCGGCGCTCGCACTCGGTGGGCTTGCGTACGCCATTCTCGCCGGGACGTTCATCCCCATCCTCCGGTTTTACCGCCTGTCGGCCGCGCGCGCCATCCTACTCCCGTTGGCCGGGGCCTTGTACACGCTCATGACGTTGGACTCAGCGCGGCGCTTTTGGCTGCGGACGGGCGACCACTGGAAAGGGCGTCCGTACGAGATGCGCAAACCCTGA
- a CDS encoding FUSC family protein: protein MDARERQGRHLLAHRAAASRPEGEARLFHAFVVRRAPWPWRRALSAGLSLFSVASLGALLHRPVDGLIASIGAFTGIYATDLPPRRLAAKLAAVGLGLTAAFALGALAAGRPLAAALSVAGVGGIATYVAGALEMAPPGPFFFIMAAAIAAGQPQAHAGTFSAELILSGAGVAFLLSLLLAVAWPSRLRGQAQRLHRSGARRVMRKLRIHLRLKDATFSNALRMSVGLCAASLAAQALDSPRGYWTAVGCAATLVGTTVMGTLHRAIQRALGSVIGVLVASVILSLHLRSLALAMCLFALQTLAELFIARNYGIAVIFITPLAMLIAEASPTGLDPHAALFWRLADTLLGCAMGLAIRLLWHIPSRRLRPSR, encoded by the coding sequence GTGGACGCTCGAGAACGGCAAGGACGTCATCTTCTTGCGCATCGCGCGGCAGCCTCTCGCCCCGAAGGAGAAGCCCGCCTGTTTCACGCGTTTGTCGTGCGCAGGGCTCCCTGGCCTTGGAGGCGGGCGCTGTCGGCGGGCCTCAGCCTGTTTTCCGTCGCCAGCCTTGGCGCCCTGCTTCACCGCCCCGTGGACGGTCTCATCGCGTCCATCGGGGCTTTCACGGGCATCTACGCGACAGATCTCCCGCCCCGCAGGCTGGCCGCGAAGCTCGCGGCGGTCGGCCTCGGGCTCACAGCCGCGTTCGCGCTCGGCGCGCTCGCAGCTGGCCGCCCCCTCGCGGCAGCTCTCAGCGTCGCGGGCGTGGGCGGCATCGCCACCTACGTCGCTGGCGCGCTCGAAATGGCGCCGCCGGGGCCGTTCTTCTTCATCATGGCGGCCGCCATCGCGGCCGGACAACCGCAGGCGCACGCTGGCACATTCTCAGCCGAGCTCATCCTGTCGGGTGCCGGAGTCGCTTTTCTGCTGTCCCTCCTGCTTGCTGTGGCGTGGCCGTCACGTCTGCGAGGGCAAGCGCAGCGCCTGCACCGCTCGGGCGCAAGGCGCGTCATGCGCAAGCTGCGCATTCATCTGCGTCTGAAGGACGCGACCTTCTCCAACGCGCTGCGCATGTCGGTCGGCCTCTGCGCCGCTTCCCTCGCCGCACAGGCGCTCGACAGCCCGCGCGGTTACTGGACAGCCGTCGGTTGCGCCGCTACGCTCGTGGGGACGACCGTGATGGGCACGCTTCACCGCGCCATTCAGCGCGCGCTCGGGAGCGTCATCGGGGTGCTTGTCGCGAGCGTCATCCTCAGCCTGCACCTTCGTTCGCTCGCGCTCGCCATGTGCCTCTTCGCCCTGCAGACCCTGGCGGAACTGTTCATCGCGCGAAACTACGGCATCGCTGTCATTTTCATCACGCCGCTCGCCATGCTCATCGCCGAGGCCAGCCCGACCGGACTCGACCCGCACGCCGCGCTCTTCTGGCGGCTTGCCGATACGCTGCTCGGCTGCGCCATGGGCCTTGCGATCCGGCTCCTCTGGCACATCCCATCCCGCCGCTTGCGGCCTTCCCGCTAG
- a CDS encoding ATP-binding protein, which translates to MTFNLRRAFPYILMALGLSAPVCAAFALRGQVPEWLLAIMAAACVLEWFPLHLPGGRRFSASVFCYVLAADQYGFSAASAAILVGVATSVIRTGSRRFTRAHLRRLLFSLGAHQLALAPTYALLERVPFLPCLFRTAIAAVVFEVVRLIADALFLEAKGRFRSVLDALRSLHPVTLLIPASLASLLSAPQMEWPVVLPTAALFASFAWLSRRQAQLVDECESARQTYRVIADHSADLVLIAESSGEIVFASPGFLSARGVTADALIGCSVLDLVAPEDFAMFDEWLTPEGADGRDRELAMEIGGARVDVELRITPIETHSATRYVIQARDISARLRKTADRVREERLEALGQLAASIAHEFRNPLTTVMGFVQLFRDQLEELAPGAYAAMWGELERIKDVTDALMVLAKPEDVPHVACDLGAIAETAAAVCQPLALERGVKLACGPLEPAQVLGHPGQLRQMFVSLLRNAIEAAAEAQGDVSLSVTATEVGAIATIQHAGEGIPTSLSARPGEPFYDTSERGTGLELMVAHRIALEHGGNLEVKRTTQPRKTVLRLRFPQGNG; encoded by the coding sequence TTGACTTTCAATCTCCGCCGCGCTTTCCCATATATTCTAATGGCACTCGGCCTCTCCGCGCCGGTCTGTGCCGCGTTTGCGCTTCGCGGCCAAGTGCCAGAATGGCTCCTCGCCATCATGGCCGCCGCATGCGTGCTCGAATGGTTTCCCCTCCACCTCCCGGGCGGCCGGCGATTCTCAGCCTCCGTGTTCTGTTACGTCCTGGCCGCGGACCAGTACGGCTTCTCCGCGGCGAGCGCCGCGATTCTCGTCGGCGTGGCCACGTCTGTCATCCGGACCGGATCCCGCCGCTTCACGCGCGCCCATCTGCGGAGGCTCTTGTTTTCCCTCGGAGCGCATCAGCTCGCCCTTGCGCCCACCTATGCGCTCCTCGAGCGCGTTCCGTTTCTGCCCTGCCTCTTTCGCACGGCCATCGCAGCCGTCGTCTTTGAGGTCGTGCGGCTCATCGCCGACGCGCTTTTCCTCGAGGCCAAGGGGCGGTTTCGCTCCGTGCTCGACGCGCTTCGCAGCCTGCACCCTGTGACGCTCCTCATCCCAGCGTCGCTCGCTTCGCTGCTCTCAGCGCCTCAGATGGAATGGCCCGTCGTTTTGCCCACGGCCGCCTTGTTTGCGAGCTTCGCCTGGCTCTCCCGCCGCCAAGCGCAACTCGTCGACGAGTGTGAATCTGCTCGCCAGACCTACCGCGTCATCGCGGACCACTCGGCCGATCTCGTCCTCATCGCCGAGAGCTCCGGAGAGATCGTCTTCGCGTCGCCCGGCTTCCTGTCGGCCCGCGGCGTGACCGCGGATGCGCTCATCGGGTGCTCCGTGCTGGATCTCGTCGCACCCGAGGATTTCGCGATGTTTGACGAATGGCTCACGCCAGAGGGCGCCGACGGGCGCGATCGCGAACTCGCCATGGAGATAGGCGGCGCGCGCGTGGACGTGGAGCTCCGCATCACGCCCATCGAAACTCACTCCGCCACGCGTTACGTCATCCAGGCCCGGGACATCTCCGCGCGCCTGCGGAAAACCGCCGACCGCGTGCGCGAAGAGCGGCTCGAAGCCCTCGGCCAGCTCGCCGCGAGCATCGCGCACGAGTTCCGCAACCCTTTGACCACCGTCATGGGTTTTGTGCAATTGTTTCGCGATCAACTCGAGGAGCTCGCGCCCGGCGCCTACGCGGCCATGTGGGGCGAACTCGAGCGCATCAAGGACGTCACCGACGCCCTCATGGTCCTGGCCAAGCCGGAGGACGTCCCGCATGTCGCGTGCGATCTCGGCGCGATTGCCGAGACCGCCGCAGCCGTCTGCCAGCCGCTGGCACTCGAGCGCGGCGTGAAGCTGGCGTGCGGCCCGTTGGAGCCCGCGCAGGTGTTGGGCCATCCAGGCCAGCTGCGGCAGATGTTCGTCAGCCTGTTGCGCAACGCCATCGAGGCGGCCGCCGAGGCGCAGGGCGACGTGAGCCTGTCCGTCACGGCCACGGAAGTCGGCGCGATCGCGACGATTCAGCACGCCGGCGAAGGAATCCCGACCTCGCTTTCGGCTCGCCCTGGGGAGCCCTTCTACGACACGAGCGAGCGGGGCACCGGCCTCGAACTGATGGTCGCCCACCGGATTGCGCTCGAGCACGGCGGCAACTTGGAGGTCAAGCGCACGACACAGCCGCGCAAAACCGTGCTTCGGCTTCGGTTCCCGCAGGGGAACGGATGA
- the gmk gene encoding guanylate kinase, whose amino-acid sequence MPVSQIRFHLDRLLSERNMKIPDLVKRSGVNKNTLYAMKKNAITRVDLRVLQRICDALSCKLSDLMTYEPEGETHTKGLLFILSGPSGAGKNTLINALRDRYDLGLTFIPSFSTRPMRPGETNGNPYYFVSREEFMRMVEQGEFLEYETIHGNLYGTHLLSYERALNEGRVIIKDIDVNGALNMKRVFGDRVVLIYVRPTCLDDLEGRLHHRGDHEDDIRVRMQRLKYEESLSDQFDFLIFNDDVATATAELAHIIRTCTRKHA is encoded by the coding sequence ATGCCCGTGAGTCAAATTCGCTTTCACCTCGATCGGCTCCTGTCCGAGCGAAACATGAAAATACCCGATCTGGTGAAACGGTCCGGCGTCAACAAAAATACGCTGTACGCCATGAAAAAGAACGCCATCACCCGCGTGGACCTTCGGGTGTTACAGAGAATTTGCGATGCACTGTCCTGCAAGTTGTCCGATCTCATGACTTACGAGCCAGAGGGGGAGACGCATACGAAGGGCCTGCTCTTCATCCTGTCCGGGCCGTCCGGCGCAGGGAAAAACACGCTCATCAACGCGCTCAGGGATCGGTACGATCTCGGCCTGACCTTCATTCCGTCCTTCTCGACGCGGCCGATGCGGCCTGGAGAGACCAACGGAAATCCGTATTACTTCGTGTCCCGCGAGGAGTTCATGCGCATGGTGGAGCAGGGCGAATTCCTCGAGTACGAGACCATCCACGGCAACCTGTACGGCACGCACCTTTTGAGCTACGAGCGCGCGCTCAACGAGGGGCGCGTCATCATCAAGGACATTGACGTCAACGGCGCGCTCAACATGAAGCGCGTATTTGGCGATCGCGTCGTGCTGATTTACGTGCGCCCGACCTGCTTGGACGATCTCGAGGGCAGACTCCATCATCGCGGCGATCACGAGGATGACATCCGCGTTCGCATGCAGCGCCTCAAGTACGAGGAGTCGCTGTCGGACCAGTTCGATTTCCTGATTTTCAATGACGACGTGGCCACGGCGACGGCCGAGCTCGCCCACATCATCCGCACCTGTACGAGAAAGCACGCGTAA